GACAAGGGCGCCGCCCAGCGGACCGGTACCACCAGTCAGGCCGGTCCCGCGGAGTCCCCGGAGGCCAGCAGCGAGCCACGGCCCGACCAGACCACCCCCGCGCCGTCGAGGACCAGCGCCGCCGAGACGCAGACCGCCGGGCCCGAGGTCGCCGACGGATTCATCCTGCGTACGGACGCCGAGGGCTTCAAGGTCGCCGTGGCCAACGGCTGGACCCGCACCCCGAGGAACGGCCGCGGCCAAGTGGTCTACTCGCAGGGCAGCTTCGAGCTGATCGTCATCCCGGGCCGGGACACCGCGGCCGCGGACGGCAGCGACCCGATGGTCTACCAGCGGGAGAAGGAACCCGAGCTCCAGCCCTACCGCGACTCCAGCTGGGCCACCGCCACCGGGCTGAAGTCGATCCAGGTGGGCACGAAGAGCATGGCCGAGGGACAGTTCACCTGGACCGGCGACGACGGGCGCGAGCTGTACGTGCGCAACCTCGCGATACTGATCGGCGGCAAGTACCACGTGGTGCAGGTCCGCGGCCCGGAGGCGGAGCGGGACGAGGTGAGCCGGCTGTACGACCAGGCTTCGGCCACGTATCAGGTCACCGGCTGACGGTCGCGGCGGTCCCCGCGGGAAGGTTGCCGGCTGAAGTGCACCGCCGTCGGACGCCGTACCGGCGCCCTCGGTTCACTGGTGCTTCGCGGAAGCGACAACCGTCACAGTGAGGTCTCCTTGACGCCCCCCTGGTTCCCCTCGGCGCGGGCCGGTCCTTAGTCTGACTGGGTCAAGAGCATTGCGGGGAAACGTGGATCAGATGCAGGGCCTGCTGCTGGCGGGGCGCTACCGGCTCGCCGACCCGATAGGCAAGGGCGGCATGGGCCGGGTCTGGCGTGCCCACGACGAGGTACTGCACCGGGCCGTGGCGATCAAGGAGTTGACCGCCGCGCTCTACGTTTCCGAGAGCGACCAAGGTGTCCTGCTCGCCCGTACCCGTGCCGAGGCCCGTGCGGCCGCCCGGATCAACCACTCGGCCGTCGTCACCGTGCATGACGTGCTCGATCACGACGGCCGGCCGTGGATCGTGATGGAGCTGGTCGAGGGCCGCTCGCTGGCCGACGCCGTCAAGGAGGACGGCCGGGTCGAGGCACGTGAGGCGGCCCGGATCGGGCTGTGGGTGCTGCGGGCCCTGCGCGCCGCGCACTCCGCCGGGGTACTGCACCGGGACGTGAAGCCCGGCAACGTTCTCCTCGCGCAGGACGGCCGCGTCCTGCTCACCGACTTCGGCATCGCCCAGATCGAGGGCGACACCACCATCACCCGCACCGGAGAAGTCGTCGGTTCGGTGGACTACCTCGCCCCCGAGCGGGTCCGCGGTGCCGACCCCGGCCCGTCCGCCGATCTGTGGGCGCTGGGTGCCACGCTGTACACGGCGGTCGAGGGACGGTCGCCGTTCCGCCGTACGACCCCGCTGACCACCATGCAGGCGGTCGTCGATGAACAGCCCGACGAGCCGCGCAACGCCGGCGCGCTCGGGCCCGTCATCGCCGCCCTGCTGCACAAGGACCCCGCCGTACGGCCCGGAGCGGCCGAGGCCGAGCAGATGCTCGCCGAGGCGGCGGAGGGTCGGCGACCGAACGCGGCCCAGGCATATGTGCCGACGCAACATGTGGGTTCCCGCCATGAGCCGGGGGCGTACAGCGGATCCCACAGTGGGCCGAACACATCGGTCACGGGTACGCCGGTCAGCGGCACGGGGTATCCCTCGGGCTCGGGCCCGCCGCACGCCCCCGGCTCGGGACCCTCGTACCCCTCGGGTTCGGGACCGACGTACCCCCACGGCACGGGACCGTCGTACTCCTCGGGTTCGGGACCGTCGTACCCGCAGGCGACCGGTGTCACGAGCATCGGCCCCCCGCACCAGACCGGCACAGGTCCCGTGGCTCAGTCCGGGCGCCGGCGCCTGCGTTCCCTCGCGCTGGTCGTCGCGCTCGCCGCGATCGTCAGTGCGGGGACCGCGATCGGGCTGCAGACATGGGACGAGGGGCGAGACAAGGGCGGTACGCCGGGCTCGTCGAGTGCCGCGCCCAGCACCACGCCGACGAAGAGCACGAGCGGCGGGGTCCCGGCCGGCTGGCAGCGGCGCAACGATCCCGTGGGCTTCACCGTGTATCTGCCCAAGGGCTGGAAGCGGTCGGTCTTCGGGACCCCCGCCGACGGCCTGACCCAGATCGACTACTCGCCGGACGACGGCAGGCACTTCATCCGGATCGCCGTCGACACCGCGCCGGACTTCCTCGATCCCCTCGCGCACCAGCGCAGCCTGCAACTGCAGATCCAGGGGCTCAAGGACTACCAGCTCGTGAGCATGGTCGAGAACACCTACCGGGACCGCACGGGCGCCCGGTGGGAGTACACCTGGACCGCGCTGGCCAAGGACATCCCCTTCCCCGGGCCGCGCAGGGCCGTGGAGGAGACGTACATATCCCGGGACGGCGCCGAGTACGCGATCTACATGTCGTCGCCCGCGAAGAGCTGGCCGACCACCAGCAAGCAGTTCCAGACCGTGCTCCAGAGCTGGATCGAGCCGAACAGCTGACGGAGTTGGCCGGTCACCGTCCCGGAGGGCGTTCATCCGCTGCGGCATGATGGGGCGCATGGGGACCGAGGGGGACACCTTCCGTGTGATCGCGGGCCGATACCGCCTGGAGGCGAGGATCGGGCGCGGCGGCATGGGCGTGGTCTGGCGGGCGACCGACCAGCTGCTCGGCAGGCAGGTGGCCGTCAAGGAGATCCCGCTCGACGAGACGCTCTCCGCCGAGGATGCCCGGCTCCAGCGCGACCGCACCCTGCGCGAGGCCGGTGCCGTCGCCCGGCTGCGGCATCCGCACGTCATCGTGGTCCACGACGTCGTCGAGCAGGACGAACGGCCTTACATCGTCATGGAGTTGATCGACGGCGGCTCCCTCGCCGACCGGATCTCCGCGCAGGGTCCGGTGGATGCCGCGGAGGCCGCCCGGATCGGCGCCGACCTGCTGAGCGCGCTGCACGCCGCGCACACGGCCGGGGTCCTGCACCGGGACATCAAACCCGCCAACGTCCTCGTCGAGTCCGGCACCGGCCGGATCGTCCTCACCGACTTCGGCATCGCCCAGGTCGCGGGCGCCACCACGCTCACCGAGACCGGCTCCTTCGTCGGCTCGCCCGAGTACACGGCGCCCGAGCGGATGTCCGGCGCCGCGACCGGCCCGGAGGCCGACCTCTGGTCGCTGGGCGCGCTGCTGTGCACGGTCCTGAGCGGCGAATCGCCGTTCCGCCGCGACTCGTTGGGCGGCATCCTGCACGCCGTCGTCATCGACGAGATCCGGCCGCCCACACAGGCCGCGCCGCTCCTTCCCGTCGTACGCGGCCTGCTGGAGAGGGATCCCGGGCGGCGGCTGGACGCCGTGGAGGCCGAGCGGATGCTGCGCGCGTTCCGGGAGACGGGGCGTACGCCGCCGCGCCGGGCGCCCGAGCGGTCGTACACGCCGACCCAGCGGGATGTCCCGCTACGACGGTCCGCGGCGCGGCGGGAGTCCTCGCCAGGGCGGTCCCCGGCGCCGGAACGGTCCGGGAGCGGTGGGTCCGCGGGGCAGGCGCGGTCGGGGCGGCGCGTGCTCATGGCGGGGCTGCTGGTTGCCGCGGTGGCGGGAGCGGGGGTGTCGGCGGCGTTGCTGATGGACCGGGGGGACGGTGGCGGCCGTACGACGACGAGCAGTTCGGCGCCTGCGACACCCACGGGCGGTTCCGCGCCCGTGACGTCCACGGAGGCGTCCGGACCCGGGACTCCCACGGGCGCCTCCTCTCGTCCGCCCGCCGCGCCCCTCCCTTCCGCTCCCTCCGGCTACCGCGTCGCCGAGGAGCCGGCCGGGTTCGCGCTCGCCGTGCCGGACGGGTTCACCCGTCAGGTGCAGGGGAAGCGGGTCTTCTACCTGTCGCCCGGGGAGGTCTTCCGCCTCGGCATCAAGGTCACCGCGCCCGAGGTCGGCGGCCCGCTGGAGGTGATGCGGCGCGCCGCGGCCAAGGGGCCCGGAACCAACCCCGGTTACCGCGCCGGCCGGGTCACCTCGACCACGCACCGCGGACACCCCGCCGCGCTCTGGGAGTTCACCTGGGACGGCTTCAGCGCGGCTGAGGGTGCCCGGCACACCTACGACCTGTGCTGGGAGGAGGACGGGCGGCTGTACGACGTGTGGGTGTCGGCGCCCGTCGGCAAGGTGCGGGAGGCGAAGGAGTACTTCGACGTCGCGTTGGACACCTTCGTGCGGACATAGGGGGTGATAGGCCGCGTCGCGAGTCACGGGTCTGTGACCGGAACGCGTTCCCTGTGGAAGCGGAGGCCTCTGGCGCGATATGGATGAACCCATGAGCAGCAGCGGGGGAGTCGGCCACGAGCCCGACGAGACGACGAGTTACGTTCTGCAACCTCCCAGACCCACGTCGGCCCAGGTGTCGGCCCCGCCGTCGCACGCGCAGCCGGACCTGCAGCCGAGTGAGCGGCCCGAACCGGGCGTCGGCAGGCTGATCGCGGGTCGTTACCGGCTGCTCGCCAAGCTCGGGCACGGTGGCATGGGTACGGTGTGGCGGGCCAAGGACGAGACGGTGGACCGTGAGGTGGCCGTCAAGGAACCCCGCATCCCGGAGCATCTTCCCCGGCGCGAACAGGCAAACGCTTTTGAGCGGATGCGGCGCGAGGCGCGTGCCGCGGCCCGGCTCGACCATCCCTCCGTCGTGAACGTGTACGACGTGGCGGTCGTGGACGACCGGCCGTGGATCGTGATGGAGCTGGTGAGGGGCCGTTCGCTGGGCGACGCGCTGCAGGAGGGCACGCTCGGGGCGCGGGAAGCGGCGAGAATCGGCCTCGACGTACTCGGCGCACTGGAGGCCGCGCACGCGGCGGGCATCCTGCACAGGGATGTGAAACCGGACAACGTCCTGCTCGGCCGGTACGGCAGGGTCGTCCTCACCGACTTCGGCATAGCCCAGATCGAGGGCGAGACCAGCCTGACCGACACCGGCGGCTTCGTCGGCTCGCCCGAGTACATCGCCCCCGAGCGGGTCCTCGGCCAGCGTCCCGGCCCGGCCTGCGACCTGTGGTCCCTCGGGGTGGTCCTGTACGCGGCGACGGAGGGCGTCTCGCCGTTCCGTCGCAGCAACACCCCCGCGACCCTCCAGTCCGTCCTCAACGCCACACCCGCACCGCCCGCCTCCGCGCACGGCCCGCTCGCCGACGCCGTCAACGGCCTCCTCCAGAAGGACCCGGCGCGCCGCCCGAACGCCGCGCAGGTCCGTGCGCTGCTGGAAGCCGCCGCCGACCCGCCCGCTCCCGAACCCACGCAGCCCGTGCGGCTCGCGCAGGACCCACCGCCCGCACGAGGTGTCCGGCTGGGCCGCAAGGGGTGGCTCGGGCTGGGGGCGGCGGTCGTCGCGGCCGCGGTGGGTGCGTATCTGCTGCTCGCGGATCCGTTCGCGGGGCCGCTGCCGGACGGCTGGACGAAGAAACACACCAAGGACGTGGCCGCGACACTGGCGGTGCCGAAGGAGTACCGGGCCACCCTGCCGGACCGGAAGACGGACAAGGGCCACTGGATCACGTACGCCGACTACAGCGGCAGCATCTGGATCGGCCTGAAGCTGGACCGCAGGGCCGAGGACACCTCCCACGCCATCGCGGGCTCCGCGGCCGCCGAGATGTACGCCGACGACGGCAAGTTCAAGGAGAGCGGGGACTACGACCTCAGCATGCCGGAGGCGCCGAAGACCCGCCCCGAGGACCAGACGTACCAAGGTGGGAAGGCCGCCAGGAACACCGTCACGTACGACACCACCGACAGCCAGAACCCGCGCCCGCGCGAACTCCAGCTCTTCTACTACCGCACCTCCACCGGAGACATGTACACGCTCACCGTCAGCTATCCCGGCAAGGGCGACTTCACCCAGCGGGGACGTGAAGTGGCGAGGGCGGCGATCGCGAACCTGGACGTGGACAAGCTCTGACCGCCGGCCACCACGCAGCTTGCGACGCCGTGTCCGGGCGGGAGCGACATCTGACGCGAACCGGCCGGGCGACACGAGCGACACGGGCGCCGTCGCCTCGCCGCCCGGCCGGGACTCGCGTCGACAAGAAGTGGCCCTGCGGGGTACTGATGAGGCATGAGTGATGTCGGGGGCTCCACGGACCCCAAGGGCCTTCTGGTCGGCGGGCGTTACCGCCTCGTCGAGCGCATCGGTTCCGGCGGGATGGGGACCGTGTGGCGGGCCAGGGACGAGCTGGTGGGTCGTGAAGTCGCCGTCAAACAGCCGCGGTTGCCCGGCGAGCCGGAGGACGAGGCACATCGGCGGGCCGCGCACCGGCTGCACCGCGAGGCACGCGCCGCCGCCCGGGTCGAGCATCCCTGCGCCGTGACCATCCACGACGTGGTGGTCGAGGAACAGGACGGCGAGGGCGGACTCCCCTGGATCGTCATGGAGTTGGTCCGGGGCGAGTCGTTGCACGAGGCGTTGCGGCGCGGGCCGCTCGGTCCCTCCGAGGCCGCCCGCATCGGCCTCGCCGTCCTCGGGGCCCTGCGCGCCGCGCACTCCGTCGGAATCGTGCACCGGGACGTCAAGCCCGCCAACGTCCTGCTCGGCCCGCACGGCCGCGTCGTCCTCACCGACTTCGGCATCGCCCAGGTGCAGGGCGAGGAATCCCTCACCGCTAGCGGGGAGTTCGTCGGCTCCCTGGAGTACGTCGCCCCCGAGCGCATGTCCGGCACGAACGCCGGGCCCCCCTCCGACCTGTGGTCCCTGGGCGCGCTCCTGTACGCCGCCGTCGACGGCCGGGCCCCCTTCCGCCGTACGACCCCGGAGGCGACCCTCGCCGCGATCCTCACCGAGGACCCACCGGAGCCGGAACACACAGGCCCGCTCACCGAGTTGATCGCCGGCCTGCTGGCGAGGAAACCGGAACAGCGGCCGGGGGCGGAGGAGGTCGCGCGGGTACTGGCGAAGGTGTCGGGCGACACCGGGCCGGACGTGAACGACACCGTCGCCGAGGCCGGGTTGGACGCCGGCGGTGCCGAGGCCGGGTTGGACGCCGGCGGTGCCGAGGCCGGGTTGGACGCCGGCGGTGCTGGGGCCGGAGCCGAACCTGACGCGAGCCGTACCGAGGCCCCCGCACAGGCGCAGGCTCGCCCCGTCGCCGTACCGGAAGACGTTCCCCCCACCCCCGCACCGGAGGAAGCCCTCACAGCCCCCCTCACGGCCCCGGCCCCGACCGCCGCCCCCACCCCCCGATCCCGCCCCCGCGCCCTCCTCCGCCTGGCCGTCGGCCCGGTCGGGATCCTGCTCGCCGGTGGGATATGGCTCGGTACCTCGTTCGCCGACGGGACCGCGGGCGGGCAGGGCGGCTGGGTCGCGCACCGGGAGGAGAACGCGGACGCCGTCCTCTACCTCCCCCGGCAGTACCACTGGATGTACCTCACCGGCGAGGCGGCGGACTCCGTCCGCCAGAACATCTACGGCGGCGGGGACAGCGGCATCCGGATCCGCCTCACCGAGTTCGACAAGGCACCTGGTTCCCCGCTGGACGAGGCCCGTGACGCCGCGCTCGGCTGGGAGGGGCACCAGCGGACCACCGGCCAGTACACCCCCACGTCCTTCCATGGCGCCCAAGCCGCTCTCTCCGACGTCACCTACGACCCGCGTGACCGGCCGACCCGGGTGATGCAGCTGATCGTCCGCACCGACGACGACCGGATGTACCAGCTGCGCGTCGACATGCCCAAGGGCACTCCCGAGGAGAAGAAGGGCACCGCGCTCTTCAAGGGCGCCCGTGACCGGCTGGAGATCGGGAGAATGTGAGACCCCGGTGATCCGGATGATCGTCTCCGCACAACGCGCTGATCAGCAGGTTCTCTGCCACCGATCACTGGCGGTGTGTGCGCGGGACGTGAATGCGCGTTACCGACGGGTACCCAAAGCCTCCGCTCCCGAATACCCTGCGGCTCATGACGGACGCGCAGGCCCCGGCCAAGACCGGCACGAACCCCCTAGCCCCCGCCCCGGCGGGCGCCCGTACCGCCGCCGACGTGGTCACCCCGGAGCTGGTCGCCCAGCTCACCAAGGGAGTGACCGGTTCCGGCCGTACCGCCAACCACTCACCCCTCACCGGGGAGAAGCTGGCCGATCTGCCCGAGTCGACGCCGGCGGACGTGGAGAAGGCCTTCGAGACGGCCCGCAGGGCCCAGGCGGTGTGGGAGCAGACCCCCGTACGGCAGCGTGCGGCCGTACTGCTCCGCTTCCACGACCTGGTCCTCGAACGCCAGGCCGAGGTCCTCGACCTCATCCAGCTGGAGACCGGCAAGGCCCGTCTGCACGCCCACGAGGAGGTCCAGGCCGTCGCGGTCGCCGCCCGGCACTACGGCCGCAAGGCCCCCGCCTATCTGAAGCCCAAGCGGCACGCCGGTGCCATGCCCACGCTCACGCGCGTCACCGAACTGCGTCACGCGCGCGGAGTCGTCGGCCAGATCGCCCCCTGGAACTACCCCCTCGAACTGTCCGTCGGTGACGCGCTCCCCGCCTTCGTCGCGGGCAACGCCGTCGTCATGAAGCCGGACACGGAGACCTGTCTGACCGCCCTGTGGGCCCGCGACATCCTCGTCGAGGCCGGTCTGCCCGCCGACGTCTTCCAGGTCGTCCTCGGCGAGGGCCCCGTCGTGGGCCCCGAGGTCGTCCGGCACGCCGACTACGTCTCCTTCACCGGCTCCACCCGCACCGGCCGCGAGGTCGCCCAGGGAGCCGCCGCCCGCCTGGTCGGCGTCACCCTCGAACTCGGCGGCAAGAACGCCATGCTGGTGCTGGAGGACGCCGACATCGAGAAGGCGGCCGCCGGAGCCGTCCGCGCCTGCTTCAGCTCCGCAGGCCAACTCTGCGTCTCCATCGAGCGGTTGTACGTCCACGAGTCCGTCGCCGACGCCTTCCTGGACCGCTTCGCCGCCCGTACGAAGGCGATGCGGCTCGGCACATCCCTGGCCTACGGCGCCGACATGGGCTCGCTGGCGGGGGAGCGGCAGTTGGAGAGCGTCACCCGGCACGTCGACGAAGCCGTCGCCAAGGGGGCCAGGCTCGTCGCCGGTGGTGTCGCGCGCCCCGACATCGGCCCGTACTTCTTCGAGCCGACGATCCTGGACGGTGTCACCGAGCCCATGTCGGTCTGCTCCGAGGAGACCTTCGGCCCGGTCGTCTCGATCTACCGCTTCACGACGGACGACGAGGCGGTGGCTCTGGCCAACTCCACGCCATACGGGCTGAATTCCTCGGTCTGGACGAAGGACGGCGCCCGTGGCCGCGCCGTCGCCGCCCGTGTGCGCTGCGGCACGGTCAACGTCAACGAGGGCTACGCGGCCGCGTACGGCAGCGTCCAGTCGCCCATGGGCGGCATGAAGGACTCCGGCCTCGGCCGCCGCCACGGCTCCGAGGGCATCCTCAAGTTCACCGAGGCCCAGACGGTCGCCCAGCAGCGGCTGCTCCCGCTGGCCCCCTCGCTGGGCATGGACGACGAGAAGTACGCGCAGTTCATGACCCGGAGCCTGCGCCTGATGAAGGCCTTCCGGTTCAAGTAGGAACACCGGACACCCGGACACCCGGACACCCGGACACCCGGACGAACGACTGTTCTCAACGAGGAGAGCACGTGCCACAGGACACCTACGACTACGACGTCATCGTCGTCGGATCGGGCTTCGGCGGCAGCGTCACCGCCCTTCGCCTCACCGAGAAGGGCTACCGCGTAGGTGTCCTGGAAGCCGGCCGCCGCTTCACTCGGGAGTCCCTCCCCAGGAACTCCTGGGACCTGAAGAACTACCTCTGGGCGCCGAAGCTCGGCATGTTCGGCATCCAGCGCATCCATCTGCTCGGCAATGTCATGGTCCTCGCGGGGGCGGGCGTCGGCGGCGGCTCGCTCAACTACGCCAACACCCTCTACGTCCCCCCGAAGCCCTTCTTCGAGGACCCCCAGTGGCGTGACATCACCGACTGGCAGGGGGAGTTGACGCCGTACTACGACCAGGCCCGGCGCATGCTCGGCGTACGGCTCAACCCGACGATGACCCCCTCCGACGTCCACCTCAAGTCCGCCGCCGAGCGGATGGGTGTCGGCGACACCTTCCACATGGCGCCGGTCGGGGTGTTCTTCGGCGACGGCGAGGACGCCGGGGGCAAGAGCAGGGCGGCCCCGGGCGAGCAGGCCGAGGACCCGTACTTCGGCGGCGCGGGCCCCGCCCGCAAGGCCTGCATCGAGTGCGGCGAGTGCATGACCGGCTGCCGGCACGGCGCGAAGAACACCCTCAACGAGAACTACCTCCACCTCGCCGAGAAGGCGGGCGCGGCCGTCCACCCCCTCACCACCGTCGTGTCGGTCACCGACGACTCCCAGGGCGGGTACGCCGTCGTCACCCTCCCCACCGACGACCGCCGCAAGGACAGGGGCCGCACCTTCAAGGCCCGCCAGGTCGTCATCGCCGCCGGCACCTACGGCACCCAGACCCTCCTGCACCGCATGAAGGCGGGCGGTCAACTGCCGTACATCTCGGACCGGTTGGGCGAGCTCACCCGCACCAACTCCGAGGCCCTGGTGGGTGCCCAGACCGACAACCGCCGCTATCGCAGGGCGACCGGTGAGCCGAAGGTCGACTTCACGCGGGGCGTCGCCATCACCTCGTCCATCCACCCGGACGAGAACACCCACGTGGAGCCGGTCCGCTACGGCAAGGGCTCCAACTCGATGGGTGGCCTCTCCATCCTCCAGGTCCCGTACGCGGAGGGCTCGTCGAGGGTGCTGGCCTGGCTGCGGAACGCGGCCCGGCACCCGCTCCTCGTCGCCCGCTCCCTCTCCAACCGTCGCTGGTCGGAGAAGACCATCATCGGTCTGGTGATGCAGTCGCTGGACAACTCCCTGACGACGTACCTGAAACCGGACGGCGTGGGCAAGGGCCTGCTCACCGCACGGCAGGGCCACGGCGCCCCCAACCCCAAGCAGATCAAGGCCGCTGCACAGAGCGCGTCCGCGATCGCCGCCGACATCAACGGGTTCGCCGGGTCCAACGTGGGCGAGCTGATGGGCACCCCGCTCACCGCCCACTTCCTCGGCGGCTGCCCCATCGGCTCCTCCCGCGACAGCGGCGTCATCGACCCGTACCACCGGCTGTACGGCCACCCCGGGATCTCGGTCGTGGACGGCGCCGCGGTCTCCGCCAACCTCGGCGTGAACCCCTCGCTGACGATCACGGCCCAGGCCGAGCGGGCGATGGCGTTCTGGCCCAACAAGGGCGAGGAGGACCAGCGTCCGGCCCAGGGCGAGGCCTACGTCCGTCTCGGCGCGGTCGAGCCGAAGTCACCGGCGGTCCCGGCGGACGCGTTCGGCGCGCTGAAGCTGCCGTTCCTGGGGATGCCGACGGTGCCGAAGAAGTCGTAGAGCTGCCACGGCACGGAGAAGGACCCGCACCCCCCTCCGAGTGCGGGTCCTTCTCTGTTCTCGCGTGAAGCTGCGCCTATGGCGTCACGGCGTCACGGCTCAGGCGTGGGCGCCCATCGCACCCTTGCGGCGCTTGACCGCGAACACCACACCGGTACCGGCGACGACGGCGAACCCGCCGACGAGGCCGAGGACCGGCAGGGCCGAGCTGGAACCGGTCTCGGCGAGCTGGCCGTCCACGTCGAGGTCGTTGGTGTCGGAGATGGGGTTCTTGCCGCCGGTCTGCGGCTTGGCGTCGTTCGGCTTGCCGGCGTCGGAGCCGGCCGGCAGGACCTCGAAGTAGTAGATGCCGTAGTTCTCGTCGTCGGAGATCCAGCAGGCCTTGTCGTCGGAGTACTCGGCGAGGCCGATGGCGATGCCGACCGCGCTCGGGACCTCACGGTCGACCTTCACCCGCAGCTGGTAGCTGAGGGAGTCGCCGCCGCCGAGGCTGAAGGCGTTGAACGAGCCGCCCTCGCCGAACTGCGTGGCCACGTCGACCCAGCTGCCGCCCTGCTTCACCTGCACGGTGACGAGGTCGCTGTAGTCCTTCTCGAAGTCCCAGTCGACCGCGCCGACACCGACGAAGGGCTGGATGTCCTTGATCGTCTCGTCGCTGGAGTTGCTGACGTTGAACTTGAAGTTCGTCCAGCCGCTGCCCGCCA
This is a stretch of genomic DNA from Streptomyces sp. NBC_00285. It encodes these proteins:
- a CDS encoding GMC family oxidoreductase, whose translation is MPQDTYDYDVIVVGSGFGGSVTALRLTEKGYRVGVLEAGRRFTRESLPRNSWDLKNYLWAPKLGMFGIQRIHLLGNVMVLAGAGVGGGSLNYANTLYVPPKPFFEDPQWRDITDWQGELTPYYDQARRMLGVRLNPTMTPSDVHLKSAAERMGVGDTFHMAPVGVFFGDGEDAGGKSRAAPGEQAEDPYFGGAGPARKACIECGECMTGCRHGAKNTLNENYLHLAEKAGAAVHPLTTVVSVTDDSQGGYAVVTLPTDDRRKDRGRTFKARQVVIAAGTYGTQTLLHRMKAGGQLPYISDRLGELTRTNSEALVGAQTDNRRYRRATGEPKVDFTRGVAITSSIHPDENTHVEPVRYGKGSNSMGGLSILQVPYAEGSSRVLAWLRNAARHPLLVARSLSNRRWSEKTIIGLVMQSLDNSLTTYLKPDGVGKGLLTARQGHGAPNPKQIKAAAQSASAIAADINGFAGSNVGELMGTPLTAHFLGGCPIGSSRDSGVIDPYHRLYGHPGISVVDGAAVSANLGVNPSLTITAQAERAMAFWPNKGEEDQRPAQGEAYVRLGAVEPKSPAVPADAFGALKLPFLGMPTVPKKS
- a CDS encoding serine/threonine-protein kinase, which codes for MGTEGDTFRVIAGRYRLEARIGRGGMGVVWRATDQLLGRQVAVKEIPLDETLSAEDARLQRDRTLREAGAVARLRHPHVIVVHDVVEQDERPYIVMELIDGGSLADRISAQGPVDAAEAARIGADLLSALHAAHTAGVLHRDIKPANVLVESGTGRIVLTDFGIAQVAGATTLTETGSFVGSPEYTAPERMSGAATGPEADLWSLGALLCTVLSGESPFRRDSLGGILHAVVIDEIRPPTQAAPLLPVVRGLLERDPGRRLDAVEAERMLRAFRETGRTPPRRAPERSYTPTQRDVPLRRSAARRESSPGRSPAPERSGSGGSAGQARSGRRVLMAGLLVAAVAGAGVSAALLMDRGDGGGRTTTSSSAPATPTGGSAPVTSTEASGPGTPTGASSRPPAAPLPSAPSGYRVAEEPAGFALAVPDGFTRQVQGKRVFYLSPGEVFRLGIKVTAPEVGGPLEVMRRAAAKGPGTNPGYRAGRVTSTTHRGHPAALWEFTWDGFSAAEGARHTYDLCWEEDGRLYDVWVSAPVGKVREAKEYFDVALDTFVRT
- a CDS encoding serine/threonine-protein kinase is translated as MSDVGGSTDPKGLLVGGRYRLVERIGSGGMGTVWRARDELVGREVAVKQPRLPGEPEDEAHRRAAHRLHREARAAARVEHPCAVTIHDVVVEEQDGEGGLPWIVMELVRGESLHEALRRGPLGPSEAARIGLAVLGALRAAHSVGIVHRDVKPANVLLGPHGRVVLTDFGIAQVQGEESLTASGEFVGSLEYVAPERMSGTNAGPPSDLWSLGALLYAAVDGRAPFRRTTPEATLAAILTEDPPEPEHTGPLTELIAGLLARKPEQRPGAEEVARVLAKVSGDTGPDVNDTVAEAGLDAGGAEAGLDAGGAEAGLDAGGAGAGAEPDASRTEAPAQAQARPVAVPEDVPPTPAPEEALTAPLTAPAPTAAPTPRSRPRALLRLAVGPVGILLAGGIWLGTSFADGTAGGQGGWVAHREENADAVLYLPRQYHWMYLTGEAADSVRQNIYGGGDSGIRIRLTEFDKAPGSPLDEARDAALGWEGHQRTTGQYTPTSFHGAQAALSDVTYDPRDRPTRVMQLIVRTDDDRMYQLRVDMPKGTPEEKKGTALFKGARDRLEIGRM
- a CDS encoding succinic semialdehyde dehydrogenase; protein product: MTDAQAPAKTGTNPLAPAPAGARTAADVVTPELVAQLTKGVTGSGRTANHSPLTGEKLADLPESTPADVEKAFETARRAQAVWEQTPVRQRAAVLLRFHDLVLERQAEVLDLIQLETGKARLHAHEEVQAVAVAARHYGRKAPAYLKPKRHAGAMPTLTRVTELRHARGVVGQIAPWNYPLELSVGDALPAFVAGNAVVMKPDTETCLTALWARDILVEAGLPADVFQVVLGEGPVVGPEVVRHADYVSFTGSTRTGREVAQGAAARLVGVTLELGGKNAMLVLEDADIEKAAAGAVRACFSSAGQLCVSIERLYVHESVADAFLDRFAARTKAMRLGTSLAYGADMGSLAGERQLESVTRHVDEAVAKGARLVAGGVARPDIGPYFFEPTILDGVTEPMSVCSEETFGPVVSIYRFTTDDEAVALANSTPYGLNSSVWTKDGARGRAVAARVRCGTVNVNEGYAAAYGSVQSPMGGMKDSGLGRRHGSEGILKFTEAQTVAQQRLLPLAPSLGMDDEKYAQFMTRSLRLMKAFRFK
- a CDS encoding serine/threonine-protein kinase codes for the protein MSSSGGVGHEPDETTSYVLQPPRPTSAQVSAPPSHAQPDLQPSERPEPGVGRLIAGRYRLLAKLGHGGMGTVWRAKDETVDREVAVKEPRIPEHLPRREQANAFERMRREARAAARLDHPSVVNVYDVAVVDDRPWIVMELVRGRSLGDALQEGTLGAREAARIGLDVLGALEAAHAAGILHRDVKPDNVLLGRYGRVVLTDFGIAQIEGETSLTDTGGFVGSPEYIAPERVLGQRPGPACDLWSLGVVLYAATEGVSPFRRSNTPATLQSVLNATPAPPASAHGPLADAVNGLLQKDPARRPNAAQVRALLEAAADPPAPEPTQPVRLAQDPPPARGVRLGRKGWLGLGAAVVAAAVGAYLLLADPFAGPLPDGWTKKHTKDVAATLAVPKEYRATLPDRKTDKGHWITYADYSGSIWIGLKLDRRAEDTSHAIAGSAAAEMYADDGKFKESGDYDLSMPEAPKTRPEDQTYQGGKAARNTVTYDTTDSQNPRPRELQLFYYRTSTGDMYTLTVSYPGKGDFTQRGREVARAAIANLDVDKL
- a CDS encoding serine/threonine-protein kinase; this translates as MQGLLLAGRYRLADPIGKGGMGRVWRAHDEVLHRAVAIKELTAALYVSESDQGVLLARTRAEARAAARINHSAVVTVHDVLDHDGRPWIVMELVEGRSLADAVKEDGRVEAREAARIGLWVLRALRAAHSAGVLHRDVKPGNVLLAQDGRVLLTDFGIAQIEGDTTITRTGEVVGSVDYLAPERVRGADPGPSADLWALGATLYTAVEGRSPFRRTTPLTTMQAVVDEQPDEPRNAGALGPVIAALLHKDPAVRPGAAEAEQMLAEAAEGRRPNAAQAYVPTQHVGSRHEPGAYSGSHSGPNTSVTGTPVSGTGYPSGSGPPHAPGSGPSYPSGSGPTYPHGTGPSYSSGSGPSYPQATGVTSIGPPHQTGTGPVAQSGRRRLRSLALVVALAAIVSAGTAIGLQTWDEGRDKGGTPGSSSAAPSTTPTKSTSGGVPAGWQRRNDPVGFTVYLPKGWKRSVFGTPADGLTQIDYSPDDGRHFIRIAVDTAPDFLDPLAHQRSLQLQIQGLKDYQLVSMVENTYRDRTGARWEYTWTALAKDIPFPGPRRAVEETYISRDGAEYAIYMSSPAKSWPTTSKQFQTVLQSWIEPNS